In Conger conger chromosome 5, fConCon1.1, whole genome shotgun sequence, the DNA window AGCTCATTGTCCTCCCACAGCACCTGTCAGTGTATAACTGGTGGTGCATCTGCAGTGTGGAACAAGAAGTGAGAATAAGAGTGAATAAGGAGGAGTCACATGTCTGTCTTCTCTTCATGGCAGACAGGAGGGGTTGTAGTGAGAGATCAACAAGTTCCATTGAGTTTGAGGTCGGGAAAAAAATCAGGGATATAAAATCCCTTGTAgcgtaggtttcagcatagtaaaatatatggttcttgagattaagacttGACTATTGTCCCCAACAGGGGACTAACATAAATTGCCTGGTCTTAGGAGGATGCAGGCTGAGGACACGGCAAACGGTCCAGCAGGGAACACTTACACTGTGTCCATTTAGGCAAACTTCCAGGGCATAGGGCTGGTGAATGATTAACTACAGATTGACTTCAGGCGAACCGTAAAGAAGACAAAGTGCTTTTTGCTCCGTAGAGATCCTGGGAGCACTGGTGTCGGTGCTGTCCATCTGGATTGTGACGGGCGTGCTGGTGTACCTCGCCATCGAGAGAATCGTCAGAAATGACTACGAGATCGATGGTCACGTGATGCTCATTACCTCTGGCTGTGCAGTCGGGGTTAACATCATGTGAGTTGCCCCACTGTTGGGACTTTTTCGAGATTTGTATTGTAATGTTACAGCATGAAAATCTAGTCTTTATGATTCTGATTTCAGGTTGTTAAAGTTGAGAAGCTGTTCAATCAGAGAGGGTTCTTACAATGATATCAGTATGCCCTTATAGAAATGgaatatagtgaaaatatattgAACGTAAATATATTGGCTATATATGGCAACTGAGCTTGAGAAACTAGCCAATCAGAACTGTCAGTCTGACCATTGGATGGAATAAGCTGTATGTCACAAGACTTCACGGTAAAGTTGCTGTCAGAGACAGTGTAGAAGCCTAGCTTTAAAGAGAAGGTTTCCCTTACTGTGAGTGGGGTGAAGATCGCCGGTATCCATTTTGTTCTCCAGAATGGCCTACATCCTCCACCACTCCACCACCTTCCACAGCCACGGCACGGGGTACCAGAAGATCGACGAGGGTGGGGCGAGCCCGGTCAGCCACGGCCACTCGCACGGCATCCTGGGTGGCCATAGCAACACCAGCGTGAGGGCGGCCTTCATCCACGTGGTGGGGGACCTCTTACAGAGCGTGGGCGTGCTCGTGGCTGCCATCATTATCTACTTCCGGGTCAGTGGTGCCTCAGTGCAGGCTTTTGAAGATGCTATCGAAATGAACAGATTCATGAAAGTGTTTTTGAGCATTGCCTAAAACACATCAATTGGTACCGGCACTCTTTAGTTTagaacagggatcatcaacttgggccctcgaatccaaatccaggcctggttttcttttccttgaccctgactcccaggtaaaagggAAACCGGCAGTTCTTGGCCCTAGAGGACCATGAGTTGCTGACCCCCGATTTAGAATGCATGACAATACATATTGCATTGAGAATTTACTTGAAGGTGGTATTTTACATTGCTATAATACTTCATTATGCAAAATTAACTTAGATAGTTATTTAGCTCCGAGTAACAGTCTATCTGAACAGTATCATCTTGAAGTGAAGGGTAAATTTTTCTGGCTAATGtgcataatgtactgtaattcttAAGCATTTTCTAATTGCGGATAGCTAATGTCTTATGACACTTGCTGGAGCAGGCCGTCTTACGTCATTTATCACataattgttgcctcctgttcccTCTTTGGCTTCTCCCGCAGCCTGAATACAAAATCGCCGACCCGATCTGTACCTTCCTGTTCTCCGTGTTCGTCCTGGGCACCACCCTCACCATCCTGAGGGATGTCTTCAGGATACTCATGGAAGGTAAAAATGGACATTGTATTGATACTATCTTTCTGCCATGTTTCATGGATGAAATATCATACTGTAGTTTTGGTCCTAGGCAGCCCTGCCGAAAACAGCAActcagctgatagctggttgaccagttcagaccagctccacgcacaacatggtttgaccagtagctggtcatagctggattttacagcagggtcatGCTTGGTCCTGACCCTGCTCGTGGTATCCCCCTGGTTTATCTGCAGGAACACCCAAGGGCGTGGAGTTTAACTCGGTTAAGGACGTGCTGCTGTCCCTGAAGGCGGTGAAAGCCATGCACAGCCTGCACCTCTGGGCCCTGACCCTGGGCCAGTCCCTGCTGTCTGTCCACGTCGCCATTGGTGAGTGCGCCCCCCTACCGCACACCTGGGTCCCCGCACACCTAGGGGCCCGCACACCTAGGGCCCCACACACCTGGGTCCCCACACACCTAGGGCCCCACACACCTGGGTCCCCACACACCTAGGGCCCCACACACCTGGGTCCCCACACACCTAGGGCCCCACACACCTGGGTCCCCACACACCTGGGTCCCCGCACACCTAGGGCCCCACATACCTGGGTCCCCCACACACCTGGGTCCCCCACACACCTGGGTCCCCGCACACCTGGGTCCCCCACACACCTGGATCCCCGCACACCTGGGTCCCCACATACCTGGGTCCCCCACACACCTGGGTCCCCACACACCTAGAGCCCCACATACCTGGGTCCCCACACACCTGGATCCCCGCACACCTAGGGCCCCACATACCTCGGTCCCCCACACACCTGGATCCCCGCACACCTGGGTCCCCACATACCTGGGTCCCCACACACCTGGGTCCCCGCACACCTAGGGCCCCACATACCTGGGTCCCCCACACACCTAGGGCCCCACATACCTGGGTCCCCCACACATCTAGGTCCCCGCACACCTAGGGCCCCACACACCTGGGTCCCCCACACACCTGGGTCCCCAGACACTTTGGGTCCCTGCACACCTGGGTCCCCAGGTGTTGCTAAGTAGCAGATTACAATGCAGAGGAGCCATGGCTGTCCTTTTTGAAGGGACACACTCGCAGACAgatgcacagtaaaatgatcAGTGTTAAATCTACTCTGAGAGTACACATTTCAATCCGACACGGAACATGTGATCTCAATTGGACACGTAGAAACGCACAGTTAAAATAACACTGAGCACTAAAAGTGCCCGGCCGGTGACTGGCTGCCGACAAGCATCCAGCACAATCTCACTCCCCCAGGGCATCACAGAACTCATTctatgaaaacaaataaaaccaaagaagaaaaaaaaaacacgaatGAAATTGCCGTTTTTTTCAGACTAGATCGATCTAGGGCCTACTACACCACTGTAAGAGAAGCAGTCAATTTGATTttacattaattttattttcgcAGAGGAGAACGCCGATCCCCAGAGCGTCCTAAAAGAGGCCACAGAGCTTCTCCAGACCAAATTCGGCTTCCACAGCACCACCATTCAGGTGGAGCGGTACTCCGAGGACATGGCCTACTGCGACCAGTGCCAGGACCCCACGGAATAAGGTCTCCGCGGCAACCGCCGTGCTTTCcctgaagggggggggtgggggtggggtctgCCACAGGTAACCAGTGCAGAACACGCATACACATTCTAAAAGCATCACTGGGGGGTCGAAACCAGAGATGGAATCCACGCGCAAGAAACGCATCAGCGTCCCGGACTGGGGACTCCGGGACGCGCTTTAGATCCGTCCCGCCCTTTCCGGCAACCTCTGCTAAACTTGAACGAAACCCCTCGACTGCACCAAAGAAAACTGAGCGGCATTTAATTTAGAAACTAGTATGAGAGTGCAAGAGTATGTTACAGGTTTGAAGACATTTTGTAATCTCCCCTTGTGGGGGTAATAACATATTAAGAACCAACTTGTGTATGGTGAGGGGTGTATATTACCAAGGTATACTAACACAGCTGTGGTGCTTGTCATCCAAGTTAGAGTCTGCAGCCATATAATCCAAACTGGTCTGGTAAGAAAGTGCCATGTCCAGTAATACACTAGTCAATATTGCCTTTCCTATTACAATAACACTGAGCTATGCCTGATGTacaaatatttgatttgattttaataGCCCCTGTGAAAACACCTTGTCCGTACTTATCATCGAATCGGCTTTGAAATGCTGACGATGGTCAGAACAGGCAACATAAAGGTGTAGCCTTCAGCATCGCACAACAGCTGACAGCTGACAGTGCAGTCAGCATAATAACATTAAAACAGCGCAGTATTAAAGCATTAACACAGCAGAATAACTGCCCATCTCACAGCACTGAGAGCAGGGGTAGGTATCGAAAAGGCAatttaaatcaattttattATACGCTACACAATAGCAAATCTGCACTGTGATTCAGTGGAGCAGTAACACAAGGCTTAAATCtttgccaaaaataaaaatagtgttTGCTCAGACATCAAATAGAAGGTATCCTGTAAATAGACGTTACAAAAATGTCAGATAAAGAAGATAAAGCTCTCACATAATTTGGTTTGTTTACTCCCAATCGCACGTTGCATAACAGTCGCGTATCAAAATTCAATTGCAAAACGTTCAGTAGCATAGCTTACCCCATGAAAATATCTGTATGGTAATGAAAGATTGTTTGCCAGTgctgcacacaaacagaaatggcATTCTAGATAATGCTATTTAAATGCATAATGACTGCGTTAAAAAGCCTAATAAAAATTAATTTGACCTGTATGGCTTCACACAACACTGTGCCACCATATTTCAATACGATTTAGCCAGCCCACTCAGATCTGAGCACAAGGCCACCATTTAGGGTATAGCTGATGTGTGAGTGCGGCTGTAGTGTCTGGCGTACAtattttaacccccccccccccctgcggtGTACCTTGCAGCGTTTCCCTCTCTGGTTCCAGTGTCTCCACACTGCCGCAACAACCTTCCTACATTCCAGGGCGCCAGATTTTCAGACGCCAAATTCTAATCTACTGTACCTGACAGATCCCCACCTGTCCAAATGacccacaaaaacacatgcacgcaaacatATGTAATGATGGTTAATGTGATTCTGAATAATAACATGTACTGTGATGTCTATCACGCAAAAAAGCATCAAACTTGCACCCTGATGTCACGAAAGCCAAACGTTTCCGCTTGAAACATCGCACAGATACCCGCCATACTTGTTGTGTTTTGATGCCTGTCGTAGATAAATTGATGTCGTACCTCACACCATAAAAACCGTAGTAACCTGACAAGGAAAGGGATACTTTCCTCCCAAGGAAAATGCATGCGTGTCATTCTTTCTTTCGCCCATTGTGAAAAATCTGTCTTGGGCTGAAATCTCAACAAATCAGACTGCCAATCTGAAAATAAAGATGAGGATTTAGCTGCTTTCATTGGTTAAAATATCCTCGTAGAACTATATTTTGGTCACTTTTGATATAcggaaattatattttaaatgtaaatattttattgccatttgttaAAAGCGAACAAAAGAAtgaccaatcaaaatgaaactgcTAAAATTACATGAGGAAATAATGAccaatgatttattttctgtatatttttGATATAGTCTGTGGCACAGAGTGAGTGTGGATGGACTTTGAGGAATTTGATATTATTCTCTTTGgaggaaaatggctgccatgttcagccacaaaaaaaaacaaaaaacaaaaaagaaatcagggTAAGAATGAAGAGGTTCCCACGGTCTGGTTTTGAATCCGGACCGTGCCAGTTCCAACCGTGGCCAGCAGCCCCACAGGGCAAAGCACAATTGGTTCGAGCATCACCCAGAGATGGGAGGGTTTCATTCAGCTGGGATGACAGTATCTCATTGCTCAACAGTGACACCTGGTGGTCAATCAGGGGCCCGCGAGTCCACCTGCTGAAGTACACAGAAAGGGTTCCCCTCTGACTCGCGTTTGTGCAAGCCTGACTGTGGTGTGCTAAAAAGCAGAAGCTTACCTCAAATACTTTGGAGTAGACAGAGTAGACCACGTCTGTGCTCTCATTGTCGCAATGAGCACTGACATTTGCGGAGAAAAAAGGCACATATAATGAaagcaatatacagcatataaTCCATGCCGCTTTCATGAACACCACACTGTCTAGTTAACTGAATGCTAAAGCTGAAGAATTAAAAATGCTACATGGACATTACTGCCAAACTGGAAAGAGAATTTTCACCAGACCTGTTGCCCAAATTCAAAATTGAGTAGATTTACAGAAAATCTTGGCTATGATATAAAAACTAGGGGTTGTGTGAATGTGGCGGCTATACATGCCACTATTAAAAAGTTTCAAATATGTACGCTATTGCTTTCCATCAGTTTACTAGACAATGTAGCAACCACAGAATTGGGGATGACTTAACACAGATACTGGCTCTGTTCATTTTTTACCCATGAGTAAGCAAAATTGTTATATccagtacatacactcagtgaccaccgtattaggcagacctgtacaccagcttgttaatgcaaatatttaatcagccaatcatgtggcagcaactaaatgcataaaagcatgcagatatagtcaaaaggttcagttgtttttcagaccaaatgccagaatggggaagaaatgggatctaagtgactttgaccgtgcaatgattgttggtgccagacatggtggtttgagtatctcagaaactgctgatctcctgggattttcaaaaacatccagtgagcagcagttttgcaggaaAAAATttgttgttaatgaaagagtctgactggtcaaagctgacaggaaggtgactgtaacgcaaataatcacgcattgcaacagtggtatgcagaagagcatctctgaacacataacgcatcAAACCTATAGCAGcagaatttatatttaaaaaaataatccctgaataataaattcctaataaagtgctcactgagtggattGGCTggtgttgtatttgtatttgttcaaTGATGTTCTGTTCTGTATGAGAGCTCCATGTTGTACCGTGATGGTTGTAAATACCCAAGCTCCTGTATTCTACGTGATTactttgtgaaaatgtgtaaataaatttGTTCACTGTATAAAATCTGTCAGTAAGTTCCAATGTATAGATGTTTTATGGTGATTATTATTGCATACAATATGAAACCACAAGCCATTACAAAGCTGTCTGATATTTTAAGTGTCAATCTGTAAGGTGACGTTTTTGTAAAGTGTAATAAAAAGAATATGCAAATGATGCCaacttttattcttttttgttgttgcaagtTTAGTTTCCAGAATGAAACTCATATCGAAAGAATCTTTGCAattaaaatccagctataagATCACAATCACATATCCTCCCAAATACACatcattcacaaaaaaaacagggagCTTAAAGTCAGACGTAGCCAGACTGACCCAAATCAAATCATATTTTCTGGAGGTATCACCTGTATTATGCCTCTATTTGACCAAAcccaccctccccacctccaCTAATAACCCCCCCAGTCACACAGTTCAGCTCAAAGCTCACGAGGGATACGGGGCTTGAAGCTCCGTGCAGTGTCTGGTATCTGCGGTTTTTGGACGGCGGACATTCGGTGGAGCAGCAGCGGTTAATTACAGGAGGGAAGGAGCTGCTTCACTGATAGGCTTTTTACTGCTGACTTCATTATCTCTGCACTCAGTCACACTCAAACCCATCCATACACATCGTCAGCCATTACATGTCCAGATCCTTCACCTAAAATGGCAGCTTGAGTCAGACAAGGGCTAATCATTAAAACAACAGCTTATTTACTTTCACACGCACTCATTAGACATACATAGTGTAGTATAGTAGCTCCCATTACGACACTGGCCGGGGTCACAGTTACTCGTTCAGAGAAGAACGAAAAGAGGTCAGAGCTCTACGTAGGAATGAAAGCACATTTTAATAGTTCACAGTACAAGAAATGAGCTTGTTGAAAAGAAAATTTAAAATCTCAATTTGTCAAAGAAAGGTGACAATTGAAGAGAAAACACAGGAAAATCAAGAACAAATAAGGGTTTTGGACAGACTTACCAGACAATAGTGGTGTTGGTCAAACGTGACAACGGGAAATCTACTTAATCCCTAAAATAAATTTCTGTACAATATTCTACCcctaaaatacatacaaaaataaaaaacaaaatctttttCACGGTTGtatcaaaataatttttcatgtttatttttttttttttacttataatAATTTACTGTATAAAAACTGAAGCgttatgacattttaaaaaaacagtccCGGTTGTCTTGACTACCAGTACTGTTTCTATGGTAGTGTAGATGTTCTATGGTTCTGGGAGGCCCAGCCGTGATGTCACAGGACCTGCACGGTGCACTCGGCGCTGTGGCGCACGGTGGTGGTGCCGCTGGGGTTGGGCGAGGCTCCCTGAGACGGAAACATGGCGGCGAACTGCGCCTCGCTCTCCCGCACCATCTTGTCGATGACGGCGCTGTTCATGGCTCGGAGGCAGTGGGCTCGGACCAGGCCCGACTGCCCGGCCGACAGCACCCAGCTCTGGCTGCACAGGTTGGGGTTCAGACGCACCTACAGAGGGCCCaaaacagagggggggggggggttacacgCTGGAATCCCGGAACGGGAAGGCATGGATGACGAGACTGGTCTCCTGCAATCTGATTGGCTCTATAGCAATTCATAGTCAGTGTAATGCCACTGGTCAATG includes these proteins:
- the slc30a2 gene encoding zinc transporter 2; translation: MDTTVNSEKSHLINEKNGKMYSLKLKSPFSGSKEGYPNFPFENGDAGGAIELKQPVGAHCHGNKTVYGETREKIIARKKLYIASTVCLIFMIGEVIGGYLAHSLAIMTDAAHLLTDFGSMMVSLFSLWISSRPPTKTMNFGWHRSEILGALVSVLSIWIVTGVLVYLAIERIVRNDYEIDGHVMLITSGCAVGVNIIMAYILHHSTTFHSHGTGYQKIDEGGASPVSHGHSHGILGGHSNTSVRAAFIHVVGDLLQSVGVLVAAIIIYFRPEYKIADPICTFLFSVFVLGTTLTILRDVFRILMEGTPKGVEFNSVKDVLLSLKAVKAMHSLHLWALTLGQSLLSVHVAIEENADPQSVLKEATELLQTKFGFHSTTIQVERYSEDMAYCDQCQDPTE